CATAATAaaaatttttattataaaagattttaaatgAATTTATAAAAAGACATGATTTATTATAAAAGATTGTAAATGAATTTATAAAAAGACATGATTTATTATGAAAGATTTTAAATGAATCATGTCATAATGCGGTGAAAGAGGCTCAAACTCTCGAGTCTCGACCACATGATAACTCAATTATAGCTATGAGACCTATGCGCTAGCCAGCTGCGCCAGCACCCCTTGATGTTATAACATTTATTAATTCACTGACTCGATGCAGCTCATGAACTATGTTCCTTGTATCCATTCTCTCTCTGGGAGACTCCATGGAGCATGCCAACCCAATTCTTGCTAATGAAATTATAATCTCTTCCAATCTCTTCAACTTTCTTGCTTCATTACTACTGTAACCATGGTTCATATTTGGAGCTTCATGGATACACAATAACGCCGGTTCAATGATTTCCATAAGACGGTCAGGCAACGCCATCTTCACATAGCCATGGAGGTTCAACCCTTGTTGGAAAAAAGGATCTGTTGGTCTCCTTCCGGTCATCATCTCTAACAACAATATCCCAAAGCTGTAGATGTCCCCTTCTTTTGTCATCTTATTTCCAACTCCATACTCTTGCAAAGAAATTGTATGAAATCAGTAATTTCACAAAAATAGAGTTTTAGAAATCAAATAATTACCGGGAGCTGCATATCCAGCTGTGCCTCTTATTCCAATTGAAGTGCTTTGGTGTGGTTTTAATGGAAGAAACTTTGCAAGCCCGAAATCGCCAATGTGAGCAACCATCTCACTATCCAGTAAGATGTTGCTTGGTTTCAGATCACAGTGAATTATGGGTACTTCACAGTCTTGGTGGAGGTAGTGAATGGCATGAGTCAGATCTGTTGCAATTGTTACTCTTTCGCGAAGGCTTAATCTTCGTGGAGCTTCTTCGGTCTTAGTTTCTTGTTCTGAACTTGGATGTAGCCACCTTTCAAGATTCCCATTTGACATGAACTCGTAAATGAGAGCTTTGAATTCGTTCCCTTGAAAATCAACAGACGAGCATGATGTAATGATTTTTACAAGATTACGGTGCCTTATGTTTTTCAAAGCTTCACACTCTGCCATGAAACTCTTTAAAGCTccttgattttcaagatttaGAATCTTGATGGCAACCATGGCACCATCTGGTTCAAGGATACCTTTATAAACTTTACTAAAAGTCCCAATCCCGATTAGGTTCTGTTGGGAGAATTCATTTGTGGCTTTGAGTATGCTTCCATAAGACACCCTTGAAAGTGGTTGGATGAATGAAGCTCCTGTTGTCGTTGTCGGTGTTTGTGTCTTCTTCTGTTTCCTACAAAACAGTACTGACAACACCATTGCTATAATGAGGGACGTGCATACCACAATGACAACTAGAATAGCACGCGCCACATGTAAACCCTTTTTTGATCTTGCTGACATGGCACACTTGGGTAGGCCAAGTTCAGGAAGGCCTCCACATAGCCTACTATTTCCAACAACTGCGAATGTACTTGTGTTCTTGAAGATACCACTAATAGGTACCTCCCCCTCAAGATTGTTGAATGACAAATTTAAACAAGACAGGTTTAGTTGCTCCAAGAATCTTGGAATCTGCCCAGAAAGGTTATTACTAGAAAGATCAAGGTTTCTGACACCTCTTAAGGTGATCATTGTGTGTAACGCCCAGCTTTTTCgtaactttccttatttagaaagcgAGTCTAGTgttcctatttttggaaacttgcttCTCTTATCATCATATTTCCTTTTGTAAccttgtaatccgagacttcgatcgtaaCAAATATAATTATTTCATACGAAATATACTTCGTTTATTTTTACATGCTTAAACATTTAATCCTTATATACATTTGATACATACCCATACCCTTGTATACACATGAGTAACTTGCAATCAATACGTGATTTTGGATATCCTCTACGTGCCAAAGCTTGATCATACGTTCACAATACATAACCTATactttattttatacaaacttatttaaTTTCATGCGTTTGGGTAAATTAAACATTAACATATGTAAACTATATTCTTATGCCAAATAAATTATTTAGTCATATAGTAAAATTATACAACATACATATTAATAGTCAAATGAAATAGAATCGAAATATAAAGATGCCAATTGGACCAGCTGACTTCGGCCAACCCTTTTCGCATCAAATGGATAATCCATTTTCTTTTCTCAACTTAAGATACTAGTAACATATTATctacatttttttttatatacatcaTAGTGgacaaaataaaaagaaaaatcttGTGGCCAATCAAGATCCACAGCCCAAAATAACGGCTGGATTAAGTTTTGTTCTTAGATTGTTTCTTTTATGATCCACTtttaataataattgttatgtttacatattaattaaattaataaacTACTAATATCTAAACAatttattttgtcaaaaaaataaaaaataaaaagaaagaaagaaggtaACAGCCTTGCGGCCAAACTCAACAACTAATATCAACATTTTTTTTTAGTGTTAAAACCCCATATGCATGCATCTTGACCTTTATTCATATTAAATGAATAATACATGTCATCAAAACATAATGTATACTACAAGCATACatattaacatgttaaaaataaaaagattaaaTGTAGGACAGTAGCAATCGAACACAGCGTTTAGGCTGATTTATTCCTTTGTTTTAATTACAATCATTCAACTAACCACATGTTGCAATTGATTAAATAATTAGGTATACGTTAAAATAACCTATCATCATATATGTGTTTTACCTAACCTAAAGTTgtcacaaaaagaaaaaaaaatatggcAGCAGCCGATCGCAACTGCCAATGCATATTATTGTTgtgtttaattgtttttttttatgtaCAACACCCACCTAATTGCATTAAAGACTCAACCAAcataaaccctaatccttccctataAAAGTCAACCCATCTCCAAGCATTTTTCACTTTTCTAAACACTCACAAACTCATCCAAACCACTCCAAATCAGTCCCAAATTCGTGCAACATCAggaggttcgagcagattgacaccccttcacgaaaatgggcataacttcttcatttcttatcCGTTTTGGTCCATTCTTTTTCCAGAACGCTTGGCTTGACCTTGGCCTTGATTCTAGGGGTGTTTCACAGCAAACAAGTCCCTGGAACTCTGGCAAAAAGGCTTCAAAGTCCACTgtttaagtttgttttcattaatctttgtttagacatgagtttaactcactcaaacctatgtccttatgcttataaccactcctatggttagttaggcttaaaaacaaggttgagacactataaatcagaggttaaaacctcaaatactttctgttttgttagggtatttaacccacaaatcatgtcaagcttagatcttgatgaatgagtgattatggaacaacttgggttgtcctacatacaatcctcacatgatttgatgatttctctatagataggttgtttatgttattgtgctaatcctagttcgtgaccctccttggttgtttttatcaagtgaagtggtgaacattcaaggggttcctaaatggaagcatgtccttcctaccccatacatgacatctatgataacacgaggtgcctaaatgaagatcctaatcttctacctcctacttgaattattggactaaataatatgtagtacttaacctagatatatatatacactcattcgaacctttgatgttgaactcgtgtttatatgttaaagtagtagaacatcacctaagacctaaaccttgttgtgattcttatgggtgttcaactcatgaaaacattaccataacccttgtggttaccaagtgtcatacaagtgttaagtgttaaagatgattactttctcatgctattctcatatcttacttttatgttgttttaattaccgaatctcgactctaagcatacttgaactttaaccctacacattcaatcttctaacctcatcaactcgtcaataattggataatcggaaagcacatgcaaactttgtgagtatactcgtattccccttttttacttttaccacttttggggtgtaacatgtttatctatcaacaaacttacacatgaacattttgcttaaacacatgaacattcctataacatgcttgtatacgtgatggcttgatgctttaaacttggattaatcttatgtgttgaatttatcattaacttcgtacgagccaaaccgtgacatatgtagcgctataggattaacgacccgcctctttatcttcggtaatgtcatgagcatattgcgttttcttggtttgatatgttagacacatatcatatttaaatgttcatcttgaatcacatgcttgctatgaggaattgttcaaacttatcttttgctatgtacgtatcaaacttgtatactcgcctttgcttttgcattgaactttattttaacatgttacaggtggatgttgacgatgcatggaatctagtaggatgcttagatacacacttagaaagaattgtatttgtattgtatcattttattattcatgttgttgtaccaTGTTTcgaaaccttgtacttgattctttagaaatgaaatgaaacgattatttaaatacttgtcacaattattagcgttatgatgtctcgagcaatcttcacacttcgtctcatcccgatgtttccgccattggttggggtgtgacattgtggGAGGTATGGGGCCTTGAAATGAATTGGCTTTCATATCTAGGTTCTCAAGGCTTGAGCAACTTCCTATGGCATTTGGGATTGGGCCAACCAGATGGTTATGTGACAAATTGAGTGATGTCAAACTTTTGAGTTTCCCTATATCTTGAGGAAGTGGTCCAAGTAGATGATTATGAGAAAGATCTACAAGTATAGAAATGGAAGATAACTTAAAAAGCTCTATGGGTATTGGGCCGGTAAGATTGTTTTTCGCAAGGTTCAAATATTTTAATTTGCTGCAGTTACCAAGATTTG
This is a stretch of genomic DNA from Helianthus annuus cultivar XRQ/B chromosome 16, HanXRQr2.0-SUNRISE, whole genome shotgun sequence. It encodes these proteins:
- the LOC110912546 gene encoding probable LRR receptor-like serine/threonine-protein kinase At3g47570 gives rise to the protein MITLRGVRNLDLSSNNLSGQIPRFLEQLNLSCLNLSFNNLEGEVPISGIFKNTSTFAVVGNSRLCGGLPELGLPKCAMSARSKKGLHVARAILVVIVVCTSLIIAMVLSVLFCRKQKKTQTPTTTTGASFIQPLSRVSYGSILKATNEFSQQNLIGIGTFSKVYKGILEPDGAMVAIKILNLENQGALKSFMAECEALKNIRHRNLVKIITSCSSVDFQGNEFKALIYEFMSNGNLERWLHPSSEQETKTEEAPRRLSLRERVTIATDLTHAIHYLHQDCEVPIIHCDLKPSNILLDSEMVAHIGDFGLAKFLPLKPHQSTSIGIRGTAGYAAPEYGVGNKMTKEGDIYSFGILLLEMMTGRRPTDPFFQQGLNLHGYVKMALPDRLMEIIEPALLCIHEAPNMNHGYSSNEARKLKRLEEIIISLARIGFRKAILGLPFAIVEAILASDDLQLNSENAVYRFVLKWASAHYPDYNERREIIATRLANLSVSLT